A single window of Bacteroidota bacterium DNA harbors:
- a CDS encoding peptidylprolyl isomerase: protein MNIRFFLILTFLLVAGGCQNNDQPPDYIARVGDSFLSQSDIIENVGSVSDTSNLQVRIFVNKWIENEMLFQEASKEGLAGSKEIERQVAEVRKQLAIQSLIENKIYNDSAEFNEEKLRDYYSKHSDEFVLREDVVRLNIASFTDRQYATEFRNLILKNKQWTDALESFQTSDTKASSIHSEISGALFTQLTVYPAELWKVIQNLSTKDVSFPIKSGDLFYVVQIIEKYPQGSKAELALVRNEIVQRLITQERRSKYDSLINSLRKKYDIELKITKNEKN from the coding sequence ATGAATATCAGATTTTTTTTAATATTAACTTTTCTATTAGTTGCGGGCGGTTGTCAGAATAACGATCAGCCGCCCGATTATATTGCACGTGTCGGGGATTCGTTTCTCTCACAGTCCGATATAATTGAGAATGTCGGTTCGGTATCCGATACTTCGAATTTGCAGGTTCGTATTTTTGTAAATAAATGGATTGAAAACGAAATGCTGTTTCAAGAAGCTTCAAAAGAAGGGCTTGCCGGATCAAAAGAAATTGAACGGCAGGTTGCTGAAGTCCGCAAGCAGTTGGCAATTCAATCGCTTATAGAAAATAAAATCTACAACGATAGTGCAGAATTCAATGAAGAAAAACTGCGCGATTATTATTCAAAACACTCGGATGAATTTGTACTTCGCGAAGATGTAGTTCGATTAAATATTGCTTCATTCACCGATCGACAATATGCAACCGAATTCCGCAATCTGATTCTGAAAAACAAACAGTGGACCGATGCGTTGGAATCTTTTCAGACCTCCGATACAAAAGCATCATCAATACACTCAGAAATCTCCGGTGCCTTGTTTACACAACTCACAGTTTATCCTGCCGAGTTGTGGAAAGTTATTCAAAACCTTTCTACAAAAGATGTCTCATTTCCGATTAAGAGCGGCGACCTGTTTTACGTTGTACAAATAATAGAAAAATATCCGCAAGGTTCAAAAGCTGAATTGGCTTTAGTTAGAAACGAGATAGTCCAGAGGTTAATTACTCAGGAACGTCGCTCCAAATATGATAGCTTGATTAATTCGTTACGAAAAAAATATGACATTGAACTCAAAATAACAAAAAATGAAAAAAATTAA
- a CDS encoding peptidylprolyl isomerase, with amino-acid sequence MFQTRLFLFLFFLLLLIGCSPKTSELVVAKFGDNVLKLGEYEKFYSRNVGGLDAAKKATQQEREDFLNLLMKYKLKLQDATDKNLLADPEIVQELNEYRTSLASTFMLEKELVEPSLKKLYKRTTEEIRASHILFRVDMTSLPEDTLKAYTKAMEIIDRVNKGEDFGKLAFEFSEDPSAKENSGDLYYFSSGQLVPEFEDAVYGMKIGEISQKPVRTAFGYHIIKETDRQPAKGSIRIRHIMARFNSQQPDSADSSSAYARIVEVLDSLKSGSDFHALAVSKSEDGGSSINGGDLGFFQRRRWVQPFDEAAFKLKAGEISNIVRTPYGFHILKCEELKPLQTFEEMKPEIQRTFQSQRYNDAYNDYIANLKKTFKFFIDENVTNLFVSELDSTNTTSDSAWDATVTDDVKKMILIKVGTQSLNIDTVINMLTDRQDFRDTQLKKHDLMKRFERIGDLALLAENSKNLETRFPDFRSLMQEYQDGVVLYKAEQLEVWNKLNISDTLIHEFFNNNRERFKFTDRVDYSEIYATSDSVAAEIMNKLRTGESFEKLADQYNEEPELIANKGEHGLKSIEEDEFAKMCWDMEIGWISQPIITEDGGYSIIKVNLKEPSRFKTFEEAGVEVSNAFQEYQQKRLETEWLEKIKTKYPVQLFPEQLQKAFTDPAK; translated from the coding sequence ATGTTTCAAACCCGTCTTTTTCTCTTTTTATTTTTTCTGCTTTTATTAATAGGCTGTAGTCCGAAAACCAGCGAACTTGTTGTTGCTAAATTTGGCGATAACGTATTAAAACTTGGTGAATACGAAAAGTTTTATTCACGTAATGTTGGAGGTCTCGATGCTGCCAAAAAAGCAACTCAACAGGAACGAGAAGATTTCTTGAATCTCCTGATGAAATATAAATTGAAGCTGCAAGATGCTACAGACAAAAATTTATTAGCCGACCCGGAAATAGTACAAGAACTTAACGAATATAGAACAAGTCTTGCATCTACTTTCATGCTTGAGAAAGAACTTGTTGAACCATCGCTAAAAAAATTATACAAACGGACAACAGAGGAAATTCGGGCAAGTCATATTTTGTTCAGAGTCGATATGACCAGTTTGCCGGAGGATACTTTGAAAGCTTATACAAAAGCTATGGAGATAATAGACCGCGTAAATAAAGGAGAAGATTTTGGTAAACTTGCATTTGAATTTTCCGAAGACCCGTCGGCGAAAGAAAATTCCGGCGACTTATATTATTTTTCAAGCGGGCAATTAGTACCTGAATTCGAGGATGCGGTTTATGGAATGAAGATCGGAGAAATTTCTCAGAAGCCCGTTCGAACTGCATTCGGTTATCACATTATCAAGGAAACTGATCGGCAACCGGCAAAGGGGAGTATTCGCATTCGGCACATAATGGCTCGTTTCAATTCACAGCAACCTGACTCTGCCGATTCTTCATCAGCTTATGCACGAATTGTTGAAGTGCTTGATAGTTTAAAGTCGGGATCCGATTTTCATGCTCTCGCTGTATCAAAGTCGGAAGACGGGGGGAGTTCGATTAACGGCGGCGACCTCGGATTTTTTCAACGTCGAAGATGGGTGCAACCTTTTGATGAAGCTGCTTTTAAATTAAAAGCCGGTGAGATATCGAACATCGTCCGAACACCTTATGGTTTCCACATTCTAAAATGTGAAGAACTGAAACCGTTGCAAACTTTCGAAGAAATGAAACCCGAAATTCAACGAACTTTCCAATCGCAACGGTATAATGATGCGTATAACGATTATATTGCAAACCTGAAGAAAACTTTCAAATTTTTTATAGATGAAAATGTGACAAATCTCTTCGTGAGCGAATTAGATTCAACAAACACTACAAGCGATAGTGCCTGGGATGCAACTGTAACCGACGATGTCAAAAAAATGATTCTAATCAAAGTTGGTACACAAAGTTTAAATATCGATACGGTAATTAATATGTTAACCGACAGGCAAGATTTCCGTGATACTCAGTTAAAAAAGCACGACTTAATGAAACGTTTCGAACGGATCGGCGATTTGGCCTTACTCGCTGAAAATTCTAAAAATCTCGAAACCCGCTTCCCTGATTTCAGAAGTCTGATGCAAGAATATCAGGATGGTGTTGTTCTTTATAAAGCCGAACAGTTGGAAGTTTGGAATAAATTAAATATCTCGGATACTTTGATTCACGAATTTTTCAATAATAACCGCGAGAGGTTTAAATTCACGGATCGAGTTGACTATAGTGAAATATATGCAACTTCGGATAGTGTAGCAGCCGAAATTATGAATAAACTACGAACGGGTGAATCTTTCGAAAAATTAGCTGATCAATATAACGAGGAACCAGAGCTAATAGCTAATAAAGGTGAGCACGGTTTAAAGAGCATCGAAGAAGATGAATTCGCTAAGATGTGTTGGGATATGGAGATAGGTTGGATTTCGCAACCAATAATTACTGAAGATGGTGGATACAGCATTATCAAAGTAAACTTGAAAGAACCTTCGCGCTTTAAAACTTTCGAGGAAGCCGGCGTCGAGGTATCGAACGCATTTCAAGAATATCAACAGAAACGTTTAGAGACTGAATGGTTAGAAAAAATCAAAACGAAATATCCGGTTCAATTATTTCCGGAACAATTGCAAAAAGCTTTTACTGATCCTGCAAAATGA
- a CDS encoding peptidylprolyl isomerase, with the protein MKKIKTIAITSFILLLTLIMVYSTYAQKKTLDRIVAVIGKEIVLESDLQQQIEFYVMNNRIDPETPGLKNQVLDMLMNEKLIVAKAIDDTNVVVTEDEVTQQLDALLQQNIQQVGSEQKLEEIYGMPLSKIRREFRDEMRKKLLAQRMQQFRFANISVSRRETELFFEAFRDSLPDVEEEVELYHILKIPSKSAEVLGNVKTLAGKILDSIKAGGDFADFAMRYSEDKGSALAGGDLGFTRRGQFVKEFEEAAYALKEGQISGLVESTFGIHIIQLIERRGENIHARHILFKVEADEKSDVAAVELLNKIADSVRAGANFSEFAKRYSDDSESASIGGFIGRVPLDELSKDFLDSVAELNEGEISQPLLVKTGTSGGFQIVYLKKRIPAHKISLSTDWQKIEIYASNFKRNNEFQKWIQDLRKEIFWQVR; encoded by the coding sequence ATGAAAAAAATTAAAACGATAGCGATAACTTCATTTATCCTTCTGCTTACATTAATTATGGTTTATTCAACGTATGCTCAGAAAAAGACGTTGGACAGGATAGTGGCTGTGATTGGGAAAGAAATTGTACTCGAGTCCGATTTGCAGCAACAGATAGAATTTTATGTAATGAACAACAGAATTGACCCTGAAACTCCCGGTCTAAAAAATCAGGTTTTAGATATGTTGATGAACGAAAAACTAATTGTTGCGAAAGCTATCGACGATACGAATGTTGTAGTTACAGAAGATGAGGTTACTCAACAGCTTGATGCTCTTCTACAGCAAAATATACAGCAAGTCGGTTCAGAACAAAAATTAGAAGAAATATACGGTATGCCTCTCAGCAAAATAAGAAGAGAATTTCGTGATGAGATGCGCAAGAAGCTTCTCGCTCAACGAATGCAGCAGTTCCGTTTTGCGAACATAAGCGTCAGCCGGAGAGAAACTGAGCTTTTTTTTGAAGCATTCCGCGATAGTTTACCTGATGTTGAGGAAGAGGTTGAACTGTATCATATCTTGAAAATACCATCTAAAAGCGCTGAGGTTTTGGGTAATGTAAAAACATTAGCTGGAAAAATTTTAGACAGTATAAAAGCCGGCGGTGATTTTGCAGATTTTGCAATGCGCTATTCAGAGGACAAAGGATCAGCCCTCGCCGGTGGCGATTTGGGATTCACGCGACGCGGACAATTTGTGAAAGAATTTGAAGAAGCTGCCTACGCTTTGAAAGAAGGACAAATTTCGGGGCTTGTCGAATCTACTTTCGGAATTCATATAATTCAGTTGATTGAACGGCGTGGCGAGAACATTCATGCGAGGCATATTTTATTCAAAGTTGAAGCCGACGAAAAATCGGATGTCGCTGCTGTTGAGCTACTCAACAAAATAGCCGATAGTGTACGCGCGGGCGCTAACTTTTCGGAATTTGCTAAACGCTATTCGGACGATTCCGAATCAGCTTCTATTGGCGGTTTTATCGGACGTGTTCCCCTCGACGAGTTGAGTAAAGACTTTCTTGATTCTGTCGCTGAATTAAATGAGGGCGAAATCAGCCAACCCTTGTTGGTAAAAACAGGAACTTCAGGAGGTTTTCAGATAGTCTATTTAAAGAAGAGAATTCCGGCACATAAAATTTCGTTATCTACCGATTGGCAAAAAATCGAAATCTACGCCTCTAACTTTAAAAGGAATAATGAATTCCAAAAATGGATTCAGGATTTGAGAAAAGAAATATTCTGGCAAGTACGCTGA
- the rmuC gene encoding DNA recombination protein RmuC codes for MIEILLIIIIAILLLNSFFILRASKKDDNKIIEELKFAFDNLEKGLNKLESSSKDEFSRNREEFNKNSKETREELTNSFRTFGDSISNRMSEIAILQKNQLDTFSNQLTSLTKTIEEKIERMTQANEQRLDKMRETIESKLKTIQEDNSQQLEKMRQTVDEKLHKTLEQRLGESFKIVSERLELVHKGLGEMQNLAIGVGDLKKVLSNVKTRGTLGEVQLENILDQILSPEQYAKNVATKLGSRDHVEFAIKLPGRDDTGKIVYLPIDSKFPIENYYTLVDAYEKGNTSTIEEAAKLLDANIKKSAKDIHDKYIDPPNTTDFGILFLPFEGLYAEVLRRTSLVEILQRDFKIIITGPTTLAALLNSLQMGFRTLVIEKRTSEVWNILGAVKTEFEKFGDVLKKAQDKIHQASTEIDDLVGVRTRQIQKKLKTIQEMPSQEILSIADGNSEDDKEES; via the coding sequence ATGATTGAAATATTACTAATAATTATTATCGCAATACTTTTATTAAACTCTTTCTTCATTTTGAGAGCTTCGAAGAAAGACGATAATAAAATTATTGAAGAATTAAAGTTTGCATTCGACAACCTTGAAAAAGGTTTGAATAAACTTGAATCGTCTTCAAAAGATGAGTTTTCTCGAAACCGGGAAGAATTCAACAAAAACTCAAAGGAGACACGTGAGGAATTAACAAACTCGTTTAGAACTTTTGGAGATTCAATTTCAAATAGGATGAGTGAGATAGCCATCTTACAAAAGAATCAGCTTGATACTTTTTCGAACCAGTTAACATCGTTAACCAAAACGATAGAAGAAAAAATCGAGAGGATGACTCAAGCGAATGAACAACGGCTTGATAAGATGAGAGAAACGATTGAGAGCAAACTGAAAACGATTCAAGAAGATAACTCGCAGCAGCTCGAAAAAATGCGACAAACGGTTGACGAGAAACTCCATAAAACTTTGGAACAAAGATTGGGGGAATCGTTTAAGATTGTTAGCGAACGATTGGAACTTGTTCACAAAGGTTTGGGCGAGATGCAAAATTTAGCTATTGGTGTAGGCGATTTGAAAAAAGTATTATCGAATGTTAAAACCCGTGGAACATTAGGAGAAGTTCAGTTAGAAAATATTTTAGACCAGATTCTATCACCCGAACAGTACGCAAAGAACGTTGCAACAAAATTAGGCAGCCGCGATCATGTTGAATTTGCCATAAAACTTCCCGGCAGAGATGATACAGGAAAAATTGTCTATCTTCCGATTGATTCAAAATTTCCAATTGAAAATTATTACACTTTGGTGGATGCCTACGAAAAAGGGAACACATCCACTATTGAAGAAGCTGCCAAACTATTAGATGCAAATATAAAAAAATCGGCTAAAGACATTCACGATAAATATATTGACCCGCCGAACACTACTGATTTTGGTATATTGTTCCTACCGTTCGAAGGACTTTATGCTGAAGTATTACGACGAACAAGTTTAGTTGAAATTCTGCAACGTGATTTCAAGATCATTATAACAGGTCCCACAACATTAGCGGCTTTACTAAACAGCTTGCAAATGGGTTTCAGGACACTCGTAATTGAGAAACGTACGAGTGAAGTTTGGAATATTTTAGGCGCCGTGAAAACTGAATTCGAAAAATTCGGAGATGTCCTGAAAAAAGCACAAGATAAAATTCATCAGGCAAGTACCGAGATTGACGATTTGGTCGGTGTGCGCACACGGCAAATCCAAAAGAAACTTAAAACTATACAAGAAATGCCATCACAGGAAATCTTGAGTATTGCAGACGGGAATTCAGAAGACGACAAGGAAGAATCATAA